From the Salmo trutta chromosome 25, fSalTru1.1, whole genome shotgun sequence genome, the window ATGTATACTGaacatggcaggtagcctagtggttagagtgttgggccagtaaccaaaaggtttctagatcgaatccccgagctgactaggtaaaaatctgccgttctgcccctgaataaggcagttaacccactgttcctaggctgtcattgtaaataagaatgtgttcttaactgacttgcctagtaaagtgttggtcccatgtttcatgagctgaaagaaaataaatgttccatttgcacaaaaaggttatttctctcaaattttgtgcacaaatttgtttgcatccctgtaagtgagcatttcccctttgtcaagataatccatccacctgacaggtgaggcatatcaagaagctgattaaacagcatggtcattacacaggtgcaccttgtgctgagacaataaaaggccactgtaaaatgtgcaattttgtcacacaagggagcgtgcaattggcatactcactgcaggaatgtccaccagacctgttaccagagaattgaagGTTCATTTCTCTagcataagccacctccaacatcgttttagagaatttggcagtacatccaaacggcctcacaacagcagaccacgtgtaaccacgccaacccaggacctccacatctggctttttcacctgcggtatcgtctgagaccagccacctggacagctgatgaaactgtgggtttgcacaaccgaagaatttctgcacaaactgtcagaaacctcagggaagctcatctgagtGCTCGACGTCCTCACTAGGGACTTGACTTGACTGCAGTTTTGCGTCGTAACCgacatcagtgggcaaatgctcaccttcgagggccactggcacactgaagtgtgctcttcatcgacgaatcccggtttcaactataCCCGGGcagatggcgtcgtgtgggcgacggtttgctgatgtcaacgttgtgaacagagtgccccatggtagcggtgtggttatggtatgggcaggcataagctacggacaacgaacacaatttgaatgcattgagatacgttgatgagatcctgaggcatattgtcatgccattcatctgctgccatcacctcatgtttcagcatgttgtCAAAAGGGTCTGTACACAATTAttggaagctaaaaatgtcccagttcttccatggcctgcatactcaccagacatgtcacccattgagcatgtttgggatgctttggatcGACGCGTATAACAGCGTGTTCCAGTCcccgccaatattcagcaacttcgcacagccattgaagaggagtgggacaacattccactggccacaaacaacagcctgatcaactctatgcaaaggagatgttgctctgcatgaggcaaatggtgtcacaccagacactgactggttttctgatccacacccctactttttaaggtatctgtgaccaacagattcatatttgtattcccagtaatgtgaaatccatagatcagatcaaatcaaattgtattactcacatgcgccgaatacaacaggtgtagaccttacagtgaaatgctttcaggatttctgatcaatttgatgttattttaatgtacaaaaaatgtgcttttctttcaaaaacaaggacatttctaagtgaacccaaacttctGAACagtagtatgtatgtatgtgtatatatatatatatatatatatatatatatatataggcaaAAAGAAGCAGGATAGAAAGGTTTTCTCTTTGACTCCTCCGTTTAATCGACAGCTCAATCAAACGCAATAAAACATAGGTTAGAGCAAAATCCCACACGTCAGGGGCCTCTGAGGTTATCTGACCTAACTGCCTGGGGTACACTGGGATTACTGCTGTAAAGGATATCACAACGTAGACGTGGTAAGGAACActatactgtgctgccgtattcattgacctggccaaggctttcgactctgtcaatcaccacattctcatcggcagactcaacagccttggtttctcaaatgattgcctcgcctggttcaccaactacttctccgatagagttcagtgtctcaaatcggagggcctgttgtccgggcctctggcagtctctataggggtgccacagggttcaattcttgggccgactcttttctctgtatacatcaatgatgttgctcttgctgctggtgagtctctgatccacctctacgcagacgacaccattctgtatacttctggcccttctttggacactgtgttaactaccctccagacgagcttcaatgccatacaactctccttccgtggcctccaactgctcttaaataccagtaaaactaaatgcatgctcttcaaccgatcgctgcctgcacttgcccgcccgtccagcatcaccaccctggtcggttccgacctagaatatgtggacaactacaaatacctaggttagactgtaaactctccttcgactcacatcaaacatctccaatccaaagttaaatctagaattggcttcctatttcgcaacaaagcatctttcactcatgctgccaaacataccctcgtaaaactgaccatcctaccgatcctcaacttcggcgatgtcatttacaaaatagcctccaataccctactcaataaattggatgcagtctatcacagtgccatccgttttgtcaccaaagcttcatatactacccaccactgcgacctgtacgctctcgttggctggccctcgcttcatactcgtcgctaaatccactggctccaggtcatctacaagaccctgctaggtaaagttcccccttatctcagctcgctggtcaccatagcagcacccacctgtagcacgcgctccagcaggtatatctccctggtcacccccaaagccaattcctccttcggccgcctctccttccagttctctgctgccaatgattggaacaaactacaaaaatctctaaaactggaaacacttatctacCTCACTagatttaagcaccagctgtaagagcagctcacagattactgcacctgtacatagcccatctataatttagcccaaacaactacgtcttcccctactgtatttatttatttattttgctcctttgcaccccattatttctatttctactttgcactttcttccactacaaatctaccatttcagtgttttacttgctatattgtatttacttcaccaccatggccttttttgccgttacctcccttatctcacctcatttgctcactttgtatatagacttatctttctactatattattgactgtatgtttgttttactccatgtgtaactctgtgttgttgtatgtgtcgaactgctttgctttatcttggccaggtcgcaattgtaaatgagaacttgttctcaacttgcctacctggttaaataaaggtgaaataaataaaaactattgAGCACTGTGGTTATTCTATCCCTGTGTCATTCTGTGGTGACCCTACAGTTGGGTCATGTTGGGGTGACCCTACGGTTGGGTCATACTGGGTCATGTTGGGGTGACCCTACGGTTGGGTCATACTGGGTCATGTTGGGGTGACCCTACGGTTGGGTCATACTGGGTCATGTTGGGGTGACCCTACGGTTGGGTCATATTGGGTCATGTTGGGGTGACCCTACGGTTGGGTCATACTGGGTCATGTTGGGGTGATCCTACGGTTGGGTCATACTGGGTCATGTTGGGGTGACCCTACGGTTGGGTCATACTTTGTAATGTTGAGGTGACCCCAGTCACCCCACAGATGGGTCATCATGCGGTCTCTGTAATCATAGGTCTTGGTCATACTGTAGTGCAGGGTTCATCAATTAGATTCAGCTTCTGGACAATTTTATTTCTTGAGCGAATAgtcagggggccagaacataattacaaataatttgtagactgcaaattgaccgcaagaagcccaacagatatttgactaaaacaaacATTTAAAACCTTGTTTACATTTGTGTACGATCACATCTCTTTCTAtaatgcgtgggaatactttggaacagatttacaagattaaaatcacttggaactGATGTGTTTTTAGTCTtatgtccccccccaaaaaaatttgggGGCCAAATTCAGATTCATTCCCGCCAGTTGGGGATCCCTGCTGTAGTGTGTAATGCTGGATCTAACACTGGATCCTAACtctgctctcctgtctctgtcctccccCCAGCAATTGACCTGCTCTACTGGAGGAATGTGAAGCAGTCTGGAGCTGTGTTTGGCAGCGTGCTCctgctgctcttctctctgacCCAGTTCAGTGTGGTCAGTGTGGGAGCCTACTTAGCCCTGGCCGCCCTCTCTGCCACCATCAGCTTCAGGATCTACAAGTCTGTGCTTCAGGCCGTGCAGAAGACCGATGAAGGGCACCCATTCAAGTGAGTTAGGGAGGATACAGGATCTGTGTTTACTCAGCACATTAAATAATCTGACATTTAAACATTCACTCATCTTTTTTGCAATGCCACTTTAGCCTGGACACTAATAGTCTGTTGAACTTCTTCCCTACAGATCTTATCTGGAGGTGGAGATCTCTCTGTCCCAGGATCAGATCGGTAAATATGCTGACAAGGCTCTGCTCTATTCCAACACCTGTATGAAGGAGCTCCGTAGGCTGTTCCTGGTCCAGGACCTCATCGACTCACTGAAGGTCAGCCTCATTCTCACCTCTGGGCTTAAAATAATGACATtgtctcccaagtggcgcagcggtctaaggcattgcatcgcagtgcttgaggcgtcactacagacccgggttcgatcccaggctgtgtcataacCGGCCGTGacggggagtcccatagggcggccggttatcgcaattggatatcacaaaattgggggtaaaaaacataataataataatgacatgGTGGACACAACCATCTTACCAACACTACACTCTTTAACATATGTCATCTCAGTACTATTCCTGCTGTCAAACATTAAGTTACACTTAAAACATCAAATCATTTTATTATGACATACCTTCAGTCAAACATCATATACACATACCATAAATTGTGGGGGTGGGTTTGTTTAAGCAGTGCCAATAGTTAAATGTTTTTACCCTGGGTTGCAGTTTGCTGTCCTGATGTGGCTGCTGACCTACGTGGGTGCTCTCTTCAATGGCCTGACTCTGCTTATTCTGGGTGAGGATCCTTCTACGACTGGCTACTGTAGCTGTTATACTCAGCTCTGCACCTCTCTACTGCACACCATGTTCAGCCTGACATACAGCTCATACTGTATTTTGTCTCAGCTGTCTAACATTTTATAAAATGTAATATAATTAATCATATTGAAACCTCCATTTACACCATCACAGAGCCAATCTGAGTATGTACTATAATCAGGGGAGTGGGCTGTAATAAGCAAGCATCACAGTACCCCAGTGTCAGTCAATGGTTAACCCAACACAGTGAGAACACACGCTGTGGAGCAGGGAAACATGACCTGACAAGAGCAACTCAGACAGCCTGATGGTGGCCTCATCACATATGGTTCTTCATGGAACCAGTAAGAGTTTTACTGAAATCTGTATCAATTCTGTATCACAGTGGATTATTGATCGTTCTGCCCTTTTGAGCAAAAACAATCAATTTCCTAGATTAGGATTAGTCGCATTCTAAAAAAATCCAGATTAAATTCCAGAGGTCAATTCATTAAGGGCCTTGTTCAAAGGATTCATTCACAACTGAAGACGTGATCTCATATTATTGTTAAGTCTCTGAACTGGGGCTTGGTTGACACAATGTGTACATGAGAATATTCCCAGGGGGACACTCCAGGTCAAACTGCTTCAACACGCGCTCACTCTCTTCCCCTACAGCCGTGGTGTCCATGTTCAGCATGCCCATTGTCTATGAGAAAAACCAGGTAAGAACTTCCCCTCACTCTCTAgaacacatgtactgtacatgtacttttttttttacaatacaaaacacacatacaaacatagtCATACAAACATCACACGTGCCCAGACTCACACGCCCATCTGCAGCGCCCGCACACTCTCCGCCATATGTCCTCAAACTGTACCATTTTGATTCTCTCTGTCACCCGGGCTCTTTAAACATTtcgataataaagcatttgacctttccattgtgttaaccatggaggattggttgatttccagttcAGTTTTTCAAAAGGATTGACAAGAAAAGTATCATCCAACCCATcaggtatctcactgcaccctcatatgccatgtcttgaaatatgcagacggattaaaagtaaatacatgtacattgtaatacttctgacagccaccTTTCTAACTCTGACCATAACTTTTGAATttaataatccatgccttctgggaatgttatagtcattgttagttttacacttacgACATGACTCTGCTGTTGTGTAGTAaattgtatatattatattaatatactggattaagcatacAGTTTAGTTAACTGTAATTtcgttagttatgttccaacattccctccatttTATGCgaatatcagttatttttaagtctaGGTTCCAATTGttaattctgaaaagctatccaaggattgtttcatagggttgtgtttttagggagtgatattggttcttgtagaatacatttcattttcttccctgttgttatagtgttaactatgAAGTTTAATGTTCTTAGCTTAATCCTTTgaaaatacacacaaaaatatttttgggaCAATAATgtgcatcttcaatatgtacccattgttactctttagtgcatttaacaaTATGTGACAAGTAAAATCCCTGGGTGGTGAGTTGATACAAGtccaagtctggaaggttaaaaccaccctcagatttAGGAAGATCTAAAACGTTCCTTTTTATTCAGAGTTTTATTTGCCCATATAAAGTCTTATGACAGagcatacttttttttaaagaatgtcttcggTGGGGTAGTTGGTATTACAGAGAATTATAAACTCTGGCAGTCATGCCGTTCTGAAGAGGTTTATTCTACCCATTAGATTTATAGAACGACTGTTGCGTTTAATTAGGTCTACTTTGATATTGTTGAGTAATGggttaaagatttttttttttaatgtaatccaAATAGTTTTTCTCTCTTCACCCTCAGGCACAGATTGACCAATATGTGGGACTAATACGGACCCAAGTGAACTCTGTGGTGGGGAAGTGAGTAGTAGTTATGACCTTTTTTACTCGAGAATAAACACACTAGTCCCTGGAACATCCCACTATAAAATAGATTGGAATGATGT encodes:
- the rtn1a gene encoding reticulon-1-A isoform X2, with the protein product MQATADGTKKECSWSSWKGQAIDLLYWRNVKQSGAVFGSVLLLLFSLTQFSVVSVGAYLALAALSATISFRIYKSVLQAVQKTDEGHPFKSYLEVEISLSQDQIGKYADKALLYSNTCMKELRRLFLVQDLIDSLKFAVLMWLLTYVGALFNGLTLLILAVVSMFSMPIVYEKNQAQIDQYVGLIRTQVNSVVGKIQAKIPGAKRKEE
- the rtn1a gene encoding reticulon-1-A isoform X3, with translation MGAAAIDLLYWRNVKQSGAVFGSVLLLLFSLTQFSVVSVGAYLALAALSATISFRIYKSVLQAVQKTDEGHPFKSYLEVEISLSQDQIGKYADKALLYSNTCMKELRRLFLVQDLIDSLKFAVLMWLLTYVGALFNGLTLLILAVVSMFSMPIVYEKNQAQIDQYVGLIRTQVNSVVGKIQAKIPGAKRKEE